The following coding sequences are from one Dreissena polymorpha isolate Duluth1 chromosome 8, UMN_Dpol_1.0, whole genome shotgun sequence window:
- the LOC127843133 gene encoding uncharacterized protein LOC127843133: protein MFSSVTLVLFVSCFGAALSTSWSPYWNSYLPGQGSGKGGYWNSYVPQYETYWPQQYPSYSGSYWPGWGGWQGNNVGSQSNAVRGYGNVVGSQGNDVSGGWNNVGWQSNAVDGYGNYVGSQRNSVN, encoded by the exons ATGTTCTCATCTGTCACACTTGTGCTGTTCGTGTCATGCTTCGGCGCAGCGTTAAGCACCAGCTGGAGCCCATACTGGAACTCGTATTTGCCAGGTCAAGGTTCCGGCAAGGGCGGATATTGGAACTCGTATGTGCCACAATATGAGACCTATTGGCCGCAACAATATCCTAGTTATTCAG GTTCCTATTGGCCTGGAT GGGGCGGCTGGCAAGGCAATAACGTCGGCTCGCAAAGTAATGCCGTGCGCGGGTACGGAAATGTTGTTGGATCACAAGGGAATGATGTGAGCGGGGGATGGAATAATGTGGGCTGGCAATCGAATGCCGTGGACGGTTATGGCAATTACGTGGGCTCTCAAAGGAATTCCGTTAACTAA